Genomic window (Mycolicibacterium smegmatis):
GCGCTGGTGATCGGGATGTCCAGCACGGTCCTGGTCGCGATGTCGATCGCCGATCCGCTGCGCCAGCTGCGCTGGGCGCTCGGTGAGGTGCAGCGCGGCAACTACAACGCCCATATGCAGATCTACGACGCCAGCGAGCTGGGCCTGCTGCAGGCCGGGTTCAACGACATGGTGCGCGACCTGGCCGAACGGCAACGCCTGCGCGACCTGTTCGGCCGCTATGTCGGCGAGGACGTCGCGCGTCGCGCGCTGGAACGCGGCACGGAGCTGGGCGGGCAGGAACGCGACGTCGCGGTGCTGTTCGTGGACCTGGTGGGCTCCACCCACCTGGCGTCGACAATTCCCGCGGCCGACGTGGTGAACCTGCTCAACGAGTTCTTCCGCGTCATCGTCGACACCGTCAACAAGCACGGCGGATTCGTCAACAAGTTCCAGGGTGACGCGGCGCTGGCGATCTTCGGCGCCCCCATCGAACATCCCGACGCCTCCGGCGGCGCGCTCGCGGCGTCGCGCGAGCTGCACGACGAGCTCATCAAGGTGCTGGGCACCGAGACCGAGTTCGGGATCGGTGTGTCGGCGGGACGCGCGATCGCCGGCCACATCGGCGCCAAGGCCCGGTTCGAGTACACCGTGATCGGCGACCCGGTCAACGAGGCCGCGCGCCTGACCGAGCTGGCCAAGCTCGAAGAGGGCCACGTGCTCGCATCCGCGATCGCGGTCAGCGGGGCGCTGGATTCCGAGGCGCTGTGCTGGGACGTCGGCGAGATCGTCGAACTGCGCGGACGCACCGTCCCCACCCAGTTGGCGCGGCCCATCAACCTGGCTCGCCCAGAGGATCTGGACGGCTCGGCCAACGGGCAGTCCACCGACAGCTCGCCGGCCGAAACGGCATTCCAGCAGGAAAAGGTCGAGTAAACCCCTGCCGGAATGCAGTTTCGGCGGAAACCTAGGCCTTCTTGGCGGCGGCTTTCTTGGCGGGTGCCTTCTTGGCGGCCTTCTTCGCCGGGGCCTTCTTCTTCACCGGGCCACGGGCACGGCGGTCGGCCAGCAGTTCGGAGGCACGCTCGTCGGTGATGGTCAGCACATCGTCGCCCTTACGCAGGCTCGCGTTGGTCTCACCGTCGGTGACGTACGGGCCGAACCGGCCGTCCTTGATCACCATCGGCTTGCCCGAGACCGGGTCGTTGCCCAGTTCGCGCAGCGGCGGAGCCGACGCGGCCTGGCGGCCACGGCGTTTCGGCTCGGCGTAGATCTTGAGTGCCTCGTCGAGGGTGATCGTGAAGATCTGGTCCTCGGTGGCCAGCGAGCGAGAGTCGGTGCCGCGCTTGAGGTATGGCCCGTAGCGGCCGTTCTGCGCGGTGATCTCCTCGTTGGTCGTCGGATCGACACCCACGACGCGCGGCAGCGACAGCAGCTTGAGCGCGTCCTCAAGCGTCACGGTCTCCAGATCCATCGACCGGAAGAGCGATCCCGTGCGCGGCTTGGGACCGGTCGGCTTCTTGCCCTTCTTCGCCGGGGTGCCGGCCGTACCGTCGTCCCCGCCGTCTTCGGGTTCGGGCAGCACCTCGGTGACATACGGCCCGAAACGCCCGTCCTTGGCGACGATCTCGTGGCCGGTCTCCGGGTCGATGCCCAGCGAGCGTCCCTCTTGCGGTGTGGCGAAGAGCTTTTCGGCGAGCTCAGGGGTGAGCTCGTCGGGCGTCAGATCCTCTTTGAGGTTGGCGCGCTGCGGTTTCTGCTCACCCGGGTTGTCGGGATCGTCGACCATGCGCTCCAGGTACGGCCCGTTGCGCCCCACCCGGACGTACACCGGACGACCCTCGGAGTCGTCGAAAACCTTGATGGAGTTGACTTCTCGCGCGTCGATGCCTTCGAGGTTGCCGCCGACGAGCTGCTTGAGTCCTCCGGCGCGCGCGATCGAACCCTCGACGCCGTGCTCACCGCCGAAGTAGAAGTTGTTGAGCCAGTTGGTGCGTTGCTCCTGGCCGTTGGCGATCTCGTCGAGTTCGTCTTCCATGGCCGCGGTGAAGTCGTAGTCCACCAACCGGCCGAAATGCTGCTCGAGGAGGCCGACGACGGCGAACGCGACCCAGGACGGCACCAGCGCGCTGCCCTTCTTCTGGACGTAGCCGCGGTCCTGGATGGTCTTGATGATCGAGCTGTAGGTCGACGGACGGCCGATGCCCAGCTCTTCGAGGGCCTTGATGAGCGAGGCCTCGGTGTAGCGGGCGGGCGGGCTGGTCTGGTGGCCGTCGGCGCTCAGATCGGCCGCGTCGACGCGCTGCCCCTGCGTGAGGTTGGGCAGGCGGCTCTCGGCGTCGTCGGACTCGCCGCCGGCGAGTTCGTCGATGCTTTCGACGTAGGCCTTGAGGAAGCCCGGGAACGTGATGGTGCGGCCCGAGGCGTTGAACACCACCTGCTCACCCGAACTCGCTGAGCCGCCGATGCGCAGGCTCAGCGTGGTGCCGCGCGCGTCGGCCATCTGCGAGGCGACGGTGCGCTGCCAGATCAGCTCGTAGAGCCGGAACTCGTCGGTGTCCAGCGCGCTGTGCAGCTGCCCCGGCGTCTGGAACACGTCGCCGGCGGGGCGGATGGCCTCGTGGGCCTCCTGTGCGTTCTTGACCTTGCGGGTGTACTGCCGCGGCGACGGGTGCACGTACTCCTCGCCGTAGAGCTGACGGGCCTGTGTACGCGCGGCGTTGATGGCCGACTCCGACAGCGTGGTCGAGTCGGTACGCATGTAGGTGATGTAGCCGTTCTCGTACAGCCGCTGCGCGATGCTCATGGTGCGCTCGGAGGAGAACCGCAGCTTGCGGGCCGCTTCCTGCTGCAGCGTCGACGTCATGAACGGCGCATAGGGCCGACGGGTGTAGGGCTTCTGCTCGACCGAGGTGACCGCCAGCTGCGCGCCGCGCAGCCCCGAGGCCAGCGCGCCCGCGCTCGCCTCGTCGAGCACCAGCACCTCGTCGGGCCGCTTGAGCTGGCCCAGCGAGTCGAAATCGCGGCCGGTCGCGACGCGGCGGCCGTCGACCGTGTTGAGCTTGGCGGTGAACTTCGGCGGCGACGCCGACGGATCGGACACGCTCGCGTCCAGCTCGGCGGTCACATCCCAGTAGGACGCGCTGTGGAACGCCATGCGCTCGCGTTCGCGCTGCACGATGATGCGCGTGGCCACCGACTGCACGCGGCCCGCGCTCAGCTTCGGCGCGACCTTCTTCCACAGCACGGGGCTGACCTCGTAGCCGTACAGACGGTCGAGGATGCGGCGGGTCTCCTGCGCGTCGACCAGCGCGATGTCCAGGTCACGCGGGTTCTCGGCGGCGTTGCGGATCGCGGGCTCGGTGATCTCGTGGAACACCATGCGCTTGACCGGCACGCGCGGCTTGAGCGTCTCCAGCAGGTGCCAGGCGATGGCCTCACCCTCGCGGTCACCGTCAGTGGCGAGGTAGAGCTCGTCGACGTCCTTGAGCAGGCCCTTGAGTTCGGTGACCGTGGACTTCTTCTCCGGGCTGACGATGTAGAGCGGCTCGAAGTTCTGGTCGACGTTGACGCCAAGGCGCGCCCACGGCTCGGACTTGAACTTCGCCGGCACGTCGGCGGCGTTGCGGGGCAGGTCACGGATGTGGCCGCGGGACGATTCCACGACGTAATTCGAGCCGAGGTAGCCAGCTATCTTGCGCGCCTTCGTCGGCGACTCGACAATCACGAGTCGCCGGACATTACCTGTTCCACCGCTGCCGCGGTCGCCGCCAGCCAACTGTGCCTACGCTCCACTTCTGTAGTCACCTCGCCACGCGAGGCAACTGCCAATCTCGCATCACCCTAGAGCCTATGCAAACCGGCTCTCTGCCTGCGCACCATTAAATACGTGGCCACTGCGCCAACGCCGCGACATCCCCCGGCGGTTCCCCCACATTCTCTACCAGGCGTAACAGGCGCCGCCGTCCGCTGATGCGCAGCGCCGGGTGGGAGCCGCGGGTACCGATCAGCGTCGGGGCGATTCCCACGCGCATCATGGCCGACGCGAGCACCGGGTGCGTGTCGGGTGCGTGCGGATCGAGCCCCAAGAGGTAGCGGTCGTCGGCCTCCGGCGTGCCCGCGGCCAGCGTCCAGGCACGCAGTTCCCGCGAGCCCGGCAACCACTCGGGAGGCACGGTCTTGACCGCGCCGCGCGTCCACGCGCGCGCCAGCGGCACCAGCCGCACATCCATGGTCGTGCGCACCAGCGGAGTGTTCTCCTCGGTGCGGGCTATCTCCGCGGTGAGGCCGGCCTGCTCGATCATCTCGGCCAGCCCGTGCGCACGCCACAGCTCGTCGACCACCACCGATATCCTCGCGGTCGGATGACCACCGCCACCCACCACCAGGATCTGGCCTGGCGCAGCCAGCATCCCGGTCAGGTCGGTCACCGCGGGCGGCACCGACTCGGCCGAGAAGAAGGACAGCTGGCTCACGGATCGACACTAAGCCAGTGACGACCTCGGAAACGAGAACACCCCCGCGGTGTCCCGTGGGACGTGTCGCGGGGGTGCTGTCAGGTTTGTCTCGCTCAGATGGTCCGGACACCCGTGGCCTGCGGCCCCTTGGGGCTCTGGCCGACCTCGAACTCAACCTTCTGGTTTTCCTCCAGGGTGCGGAAGCCGCTGCCCTGGATTTCCGTGTAGTGGACAAACACGTCAGCGGAGCCGTCCTCGGGGGCGATGAAGCCGAAGCCCTTCTCCGCGTTGAACCACTTCACAGTTCCCTGTGGCATTTCTCGATATTTCCTTCTCTTCTTACCGGGTGCGGTCCACCGACTTCCGGCGTACCGGGCCCGTTCCGACCGCCATACCTTCGTGGAGTCGTCGGAACTTGACCCGACCTACAACCCTCGCAGGAACCGCGATCGCAACGACGATCCTGCGAGTGCAAAGACACGAACACAGAAGCTGCGACCGTGATCAGTCAATCATGTTCAGGGCGAGTGCGACAGTCTTGTCGCACGGTTGGCTGGTGAAGAATTTGTGTCACGGGGCGGGACGACCGCACCGCGAGAGACGACAGGAGGTCCGGACGTGTCGGATCGGGGGCTGGAATTCGGCCGTGAGCTGCTGAATTGCGCCGTTGAGGGCACCCCCGGCGACGATAATCCGCTACGCCACGTTGCGGATTTGGCACCCCGGACGGGCAAACCGGTTCCGTGGCCGGCGTGGGCTCACCCAGATGTGGTGCGCGCGTTGCATGATCACGGAATCACCGCGCCGTGGTCGCATCAGCTGTCCGCCGCGCAGCTGGCGCACGACGGCAGACACGTGGTGATCTCGACCGGCACCGCCTCGGGCAAGTCCCTGGCGTACCAGTTGCCGATCCTCTCGGCGCTCGCCGACGATCCCCGCGCCCGGGTGCTGTACCTGTCCCCGACCAAGGCGCTCGGACACGATCAGCTGCGCGCCGCGCACGCCCTCACCGAAAGCGTCGCCGCCCTACGCGATGTCGCGCCCGCGCCGTATGACGGTGACAGCGCGACCGAGGTGCGCCGCTTCGCCCGGGAACGGTCACGCTGGATCTTCTCCAACCCCGACATGATCCATCTGTCCCTGTTGCGCAACCACTCCCGCTGGGCGGTGTTCCTGCGCAACCTGCGCTACATCGTGGTCGACGAATGCCATTACTACCGCGGCATTTTCGGGTCAAACGTGGCGATGGTGCTGCGCAGGCTGCTGCGTCTGTGCGAGCGGTACTCGGCCAACGGCGCGACACCGACCGTCATCTTCGCCAGCGCCACCACCTCATCCCCGGCCGAGACGGCCGCCGAGCTGATCGGCCAGACCGTCGTCGAGGTCACCGAGGACGGCTCGCCGCAGGGCGCACGCACCATCGCGCTGTGGGAGCCCGCGCTCCTGCCCGACCTGGCCGGTGAGAACGGCGCCCCGGTCCGACGCTCGGCCGGCTCGGAGGCCGGCCGGGTGATGGCCGATCTCGTCGCCGAGGGCGCCCGCACGCTGACGTTCGTGCGGTCGCGTCGCGGCGCCGAGCTCACCGCGCTGGGGGCGCGCGCCCGATTGTCCGAGACCGCACCCGATTTGGTCGAGCAGGTCGCCTCCTACCGGGCCGGGTACCTCGCCGAGGACCGCCGCGAGCTCGAGCACGCGCTCAGCGACGGACGGCTGCGGGGTCTGGCCACCACCAACGCGCTGGAACTCGGTATCGACATCGCGGGCCTGGACGCCGTGGTGATGGCGGGATTCCCCGGCACGGTCGCGTCGTTCTGGCAGCAGGCCGGACGCTCGGGGCGACGCGGACAGGGTGCGCTCGTCGTGCTGATCGCACGCGACGACCCGCTGGACACCTACCTGGTGCACCATCCGGCCGCGCTGCTGGACAAGCCGATCGAACGCGTCGTGATCGATCCGACCAACCCACACGTGCTGGGCCCGCAACTGCTGTGCGCGGCCGCCGAACTGCCACTCACCGAGGCCGAGGTGCGCAGGTGGGACGCCGAGGCGGTGGCCCAGCGGCTCGTCGACGACGGACTGCTGCGCAAGCGTCCCGCCGGATACTTTCCCGCGCCGGGCGTCGATCCGCATCCGGCAGTGGACATCCGGGGTTCGACAGGCGGGCAGATCGCGATCCTTGAGGCCGACACCGGCCGCATGCTCGGCAGCGCAGGCGCGGGCCAGGCGGCGTCGTCGGTGCACCCGGGCGCGGTGTACCTGCACCAGGGCGAGAGTTATGTGGTCGACTCACTCGACTTCGAGGACGGCATCGCCTTCGTGCATGCCGAAGATCCCGGCTACACGACCTTCGCCCGTGAGATCACCGACATCTCCGTGACCGGTCCGGGCGAGCGGGTGGACCACGGACCCGTCACCATCGGGCTGGTGCCGGTGTCGGTGACCAACACCGTCGTCGGCTATCTACGCCGCCGGATGGACGGCGAGGTCATCGATTTCGTCGAACTCGACATGCCGCCGCGCACACTGGACACCATGGCGGTGATGTGCACGATCACCCCGGAGGCCTTGCAGGACAACGGGATCGAGCAGCTCTCGGTGCCCGGGGCGTTGCATGCCGCCGAGCACGCCTCGATCGGCCTGCTCCCTCTGGTCGCCAGTTGCGACCGCGGCGACATCGGCGGGGTGTCGACCGCTGTGGGTCCGGTCGACGGATTGCCGTCGATCTTCGTCTACGACGGATATCCCGGAGGTGCGGGATTCGCCGATCGCGGCTACCGCCAGCTGCAGACGTGGTGGGGTGCGACGGCCGCGGCGATCGAGGCCTGCGAGTGCCCGAGTGGATGCCCCTCGTGCGTGCAGTCGCCCAAGTGCGGTAACGGCAACGATCCGTTGGACAAGGCTGGGGCGGTGAAGGTACTTCGTCTGGTGCTCGGCGCGCTGACGAAGTAGACGTTTGCCCCCCGACCCGCGTTGACGACCGACCCCTCGACGGCCGACGACGCGGTTCCACCAAACCCTCGGGCGCGCCGAACACTCAAACGTTGCGGCAAACGGTCGGACAACACGATCCGTTCCCAATCCCGGAGGCCGGGTGCAGGAGGCAAATTACGTCACCGGCGTGACGTTCGCAACCCGTATCCCCAGCAGGGCCGGATCGAGCACCCAACCGGTGCGGATTCCGTACCTCCTGTCGCCGTCTTCTCCAAGATCAGACCCCGGTAAAATGGGTGGCATGACCCACGACTGGCTGCTCGTGGAAACACTCGGTAGTGAGCCCGCTGTGGTGGCGAGAGGTTCGCAGACCAAGAATCTCATTCCGATCAGCGTGTTTCTGCGTCGCAATCCCAACCTGATGGCCATCCAGAGCGCCATCGGGGAGACCGTCCGCGCCGGTCAGGGCCTCAGCAGCATTACGCCCAAGACCAAGCGCGTAATCCGCACCGAAGTGGTGCGAATGACGGACGGATGCATCCATGGCGTGCATGTTTGGGTCGGTCCGGCGAACGCAGAACCACCTGAACGACTGATTCCGGGGCCTCTGGTCTGGGATCTCACGACCGGCGTCGCCACCGACACTCCTGAATCCATCTTCAACAGCGGAATGGACCCCGCCGTCGAGGCCACCGATGGCCGCACGTTTGCTGATGACCTGCCCACACGCGATCTCAACCCGAGCGAGGCAAAGGTTCTGTCGCTCGTGATCAATCCACAGCCGGGCACGACGATTTGCACCACGTGGGATGTGACCGACTTCCGCGGCGAGCCCGTCACGGTCGGTTTCGTGTCCCGCACGATGGTGGAAACCGGACCCGACGGGCGGGATCGCACGGTCTGCCGCGCCATGAACTGGCGCAGTGAACGCGACGCCGCCGAGGTGCCCGCCGACTATCTCGCCCAGCGGATCCTCGACGGCCTGGCGCGGCCGGATGTCCACCGCGCACTCGTCGACCTCAACAACTGGAAGCTGCTGAAGTGGCTCGACGAGCCGGCGCCGTTCATCGACTGGCGAAACCGTGAGGGCGGTGCGTCCCGGATCCACCCCGACGACACCGCCCACATGGAGCGCATGGCGGCGGAGTTCGCCACCGGGTTCACCACGGCCGTGCTGCGGATGCGCACCAGCGGCGGTGGTTGGCAGTCCGTGCACATGACGATCAACCGCGTGGAACTCGAACCCGGCACCTATGCCGGGCTGCTGGCGCTGCGGTTGCCCAGTGACGCCGAGATCGTCGGCGCGGATTCGGGTTGAGCCGCGCTCGACGCACTCGCGAGTGTGAAGTCTCTGCGAGAAATCGCGCGGAACGTCGCAGAGGCTTCACACTCGCGGAATGTGTCACCCCACCGGGCCGGCACGCGCGGATGCCTTGGCCGGACCGACGTCCCAGCGCCCCAGCGCGACGGCAACCTCGACGGTGAGCACCACATCGAGATCCTCGACCCGGCACGACGTGACACCGCTGCGCATCCTGCGGGCGACCTGACCGGCCTGCTCGCACGCCGCGGCGGGTCCGGTCGCCACGACATTCGCCGCCGCCAACGCCGCCAGATCGGCAGCCGCCTGGGCCCGGTGCCGCGCCACCACCGCGGCACCGAGATAGGCGAAACCGCCTGCGAGGACCAGGAGTGCGGCGATCATCGCGACCGCGATGACACTGGCCACGCCACGCTGGTCAGACGCCAGGTTCCCGGGCCGATGCCGCCTCGGCAGCGATGGTGAACCCCGGCAACGGCGCATCGACGCTGACGCGGGCCACCAGGAACACCCCGTCGCCGCGAACCTCGACCAACGCCCCACGCGGCGCGATACGCCGGGCCACCTCCGCGGCGGACCCGTCACCGCGTGCCGCCAACCGCGCCGCCTCACGGGCGGCGTCGACACAGAGCACCTGCATCGAGATCGCGCTGAGCCCACCGGCACACAACGCCAGCACAGCCACGAGCGCCGCGATCGCGAACGCCGCCTCGACCGTGACCGCACCCCGGTCATCGAGCCTCAGACGCTGGTGTTGAGCGCGCGACTGATGATGTTGCTCAACGCATTCACCACCGAGTCGCCCGTCACCACGGTGTACAGGATCGCGCCGAACGCCGCCGCGGCAACGGTGCCCAGAGCGTATTCCACGGTGCTCATGCCTGAGTCGTCGACCGCGAGCAGTGCCATGCGTGCCTGGATTCCTTGAAATACCTTGCCCATGCTGGTTTTTCCTTTCCGTTGACCTCACTGACCTCACAACAAACCCGCCCCGAGAACGTCACCGGCGAGCCCCACCACCACCGGCACGATGCCGAGACACACGAACGCAGGCAGGTAGCACAGGCCTAGAGGGCCGGCCACGAGCACGCCCGCGCGTTCGGCGGCCGCATCGGCCGCAGCCGCCACGTCGTGACGTGACTGCGCCGCGAGTTCGGAAACCCCGTGCGCCAACGCCGTACCCGAGGCCGCCGACCGCCGCGCCATCCGCAGTAGTGCCTCGACGTTCTTGTCCTGTGTCTCGACACCGGAAGACCAGGCGGTCATCGGGTCGGCGCCCAGGGCCAACAGGTCCGAGGCCCGGATGAGCGCCTGCGCCAATGGCGTCGGCGCGGTGTGCGCCGCCGCCGCGGCAGCGGTCGACACCGCCATGCCCGCGGTGAGGCACGCCGCGAACAGGTCGAAGGTCGACGCGGCAGCCAGCGGATCGTCGGTCCCTGACGCCGCGCGCTCACGCCGTGGTGTCGTCGTCCGCAACGCGCGAGCACGGGCGCGGGCCGGCGCGATCAACAACGCACCCGCCAGGCACAGGGCCGCCCAGGTCATGACGTGACCTCCGCGGTGATCCGGTCCGACCACAACAGGCCCGCGCACGCCAGGACCACACCGATCACGAGCAGCCATCCACCTGCCCCGGACGCCACCAAGAACGCCACGGGCGCAGCGCCGATCGCCTGCCCCAGCGCAATACCGGCCAATGGCAGTCCCGCGAGCACCAGCGCGGTGGTGCGCGGACCCGCCATGGCCGCACGCACACGTGCCGAGAACCGTTCACGTTCCACGATGTCCTCATGCGCGGCCCGCATGAGCGTGCCCAGCGCCAGACCATGTGTCTGCGCCAACCGCCAGCAGACCGCGAGCCGCTGCCAATGTCCGGGCAACTGTGACGCGCGTGCGACGTCGTCGAGTCCCGCGGCCACATCGGCCCCCAGACGTGCCCGCGCGGCGACGGCCCGCATGCCCTCGGCGACCGGACCGCCGGACTCACCGGCTGCGGCGCCGAACGCGTCGACCGGGTGTGCCCCGACGCGCAACTCCCCCACCAGGACGTCCAAAGCTCCCTGCAGGGCTGCGGATTCGTCACGCCGATGCTGCGCGGCGGCCCGGTCTCGACGGCGCACCACGACGGTTCCCGCGACGACGCCGGCCGTGAGCGCGACCGGCAGGGGAAGCAACCAGGCCAGCGCCGCGGCCCCCACCAGGAGCCCCGGCAACATCCGTCGACGACGTCGACGAGGCGACACCTTCCGCGGGACACGCAGGCGCCGTGGGCGCGAGGGCCAGATCAACAACGCCGCCGCCAGGGCCAGCGCGGCGACGCTCACCGCATCCCCCGTTGTGTGAACTTCTCGGCGAGAAGTTCCATGCCGCAACCCAACCCGGCATCGGCGTGCCACGCTGTGGCGACCTCGAGGCCGCTCTCGTGGCGGCGCAGCACCGCGATCTCACTCAGCCTGCGCCGGCCGGCGAGCCCGCGATCGACGTGCAGCAGCACCTGCACCGCCGCGGCGGCCTGACTGCTGAGGGCGTACCGGTCGAGTCCTCCGAGCGCGCCGAGCGCTTCGAGCCGCGCGGGCACTTCGGCGGGGCTGTTGGCGTGGACGGTGCCCGCGCCACCGTCGTGGCCGGTGTTGAGCGCGGCGAGCAGATCGACCACCTCGGCGCCCCGGACCTCGCCGACGACGATGCGATCGGGACGCATCCGCAGGGCCTGCCGGACCAGGTCTCGCACCGTGATCTCGCCGACGCCTTCGACATTGGCGTTGCGCGCCACCAGTCGCACGACGTGCGGATGCTGCGGCGCGAGTTCGGCGGCGTCCTCGACGCATACGATGCGCTCGTGTCCAGGCACCGTGCCCAGAAGCGCCGACAAGAGCGTCGTCTTGCCTGCGCCGGTTCCGCCGGAGATCAGGAAAGCGAGCCTGGCGTCGATGACCCTGCGCAGCAGATCGACCGCGGCAGGCGCGATCGCGCCTGAACGCGCGAGGCTGTCGAGGTTCTGCGTGGCCGGGCGTAGTACGCGCAGTGACAGGCACGTGCCTGCCGCCGCGATGGGAGGCAGCACCGCGTGCAGGCGCACCGTGAACGGGCCCATGCCGCCGAGGTGGCCATCCACCCACGGCTGGGCCTCGTCGAGGCGCCGCCCGGCGAGCAACGCGAGCCGTTGTGCGAGTCGCCGCACCGCGGCCTCGTCCGGGAACCGGATGTCAGTGCGGCGCAGTCCATGACCGGCGTCGACCCACACCGCGTCGGGCGCCGTCACCAGCACGTCGGTGGTGCCGTCGGCACGC
Coding sequences:
- a CDS encoding TadA family conjugal transfer-associated ATPase codes for the protein MSPSLIDRVRERLVAETAPLSPDVVAAAIRAESGGLLGDTEVLSNLRALDTELTGAGVLEPLLRADGTTDVLVTAPDAVWVDAGHGLRRTDIRFPDEAAVRRLAQRLALLAGRRLDEAQPWVDGHLGGMGPFTVRLHAVLPPIAAAGTCLSLRVLRPATQNLDSLARSGAIAPAAVDLLRRVIDARLAFLISGGTGAGKTTLLSALLGTVPGHERIVCVEDAAELAPQHPHVVRLVARNANVEGVGEITVRDLVRQALRMRPDRIVVGEVRGAEVVDLLAALNTGHDGGAGTVHANSPAEVPARLEALGALGGLDRYALSSQAAAAVQVLLHVDRGLAGRRRLSEIAVLRRHESGLEVATAWHADAGLGCGMELLAEKFTQRGMR